The Anaerolineae bacterium genome has a segment encoding these proteins:
- a CDS encoding L,D-transpeptidase, producing the protein MKAHLKPSYYLFLLFPLLLALLVGCATSSAANFASNGTATFAPTVTKTPVKQNNLPAPTASSSAAKLKTTPPPEPNPATSLPTPKLTPTLPATPTLTLASSPTPLLPPTPTAPRRPTAITPPTLSPTETDDQVERYLLVNQDEQMMYVYEDGVEVRTIPVSTGAPMTNTFTPAWEGVVGNDWGGGIFRNSFRADYMWYLFPGPEGSILIHSVPYTQANNVKIYDRLGALGIEPVSNGCVRVSPEDAQWLKTWNPVNVPIKITRWSGPISPDPSAQIE; encoded by the coding sequence ATGAAAGCACACCTCAAACCATCATATTATCTCTTTCTCCTATTCCCATTGCTCCTTGCTCTACTGGTTGGCTGCGCTACATCCTCAGCCGCAAATTTTGCATCTAACGGTACTGCCACATTTGCGCCAACCGTAACCAAGACGCCGGTCAAACAAAACAACCTGCCTGCGCCAACAGCATCTTCTTCCGCAGCTAAATTAAAAACCACCCCCCCACCGGAGCCAAATCCGGCCACGTCCTTACCCACCCCAAAACTTACCCCAACCCTACCCGCAACGCCGACCTTAACCCTCGCATCCTCGCCAACTCCCCTGCTCCCCCCCACCCCAACAGCGCCCCGTAGGCCCACTGCCATCACCCCACCCACGCTCTCACCGACAGAGACGGACGACCAGGTTGAACGTTACTTGTTGGTGAATCAGGATGAGCAGATGATGTATGTTTACGAAGATGGCGTTGAAGTGCGGACAATTCCGGTCAGCACCGGAGCGCCAATGACCAACACGTTTACTCCGGCCTGGGAGGGAGTGGTGGGTAATGACTGGGGAGGCGGTATCTTCCGCAACAGTTTTCGGGCCGATTATATGTGGTACCTTTTCCCCGGCCCGGAAGGTTCTATTCTCATTCATAGCGTGCCTTACACGCAAGCCAATAACGTAAAGATTTACGACCGGCTTGGGGCCCTGGGCATAGAGCCTGTTTCCAATGGCTGCGTGCGTGTCTCGCCGGAAGATGCGCAGTGGTTGAAAACCTGGAACCCCGTAAACGTGCCCATCAAAATTACGCGCTGGTCAGGCCCAATTTCGCCTGACCCATCAGCCCAGATCGAGTAA
- a CDS encoding SCP2 sterol-binding domain-containing protein has product MVLGWKVKEFLFRNTEELIRVPRVSPEFSRINEKLYHHSFSRQRRNSRMTVRKFQIEVDDATYQAMLERGQGEGKLVGQILEELITAYARGEAGKLTTYTVQAGDTLAQIARRVYGDPYKYPLIQNANNIDHTGRIWVGQVLVIPQIAAASPTPPTPTPTPSPSPPAPPTPPEPVPPSPQPIPPPPEPVPSPAQPTLSDYVRAMPKGFRPDRAGTLQATYQFQLTGVGSGTWTVFVANRTCSVAEGSTPLPSVAIGMSGTDFIKLAQGQLDTNQAYRQGKIRIGGDLNLAARIPDIFGPWANFVAVSPTPAPTPTPAPPPSPQPTGPINPTLLNGSFDDYQPYVRDGEAKVWKEPQFSEQYGAHWTLQLISEVKSRVHLMDSGTFGRFTQKYFGGGGLDYHIHGKHSQVVASRYGFDLVFFQTVAAQEGREYTFRGSIVSFYKGTSGERADGKIFKTIGLDPTGNREWNRPSVIWGEGDGKDNEWRYPVVRTVARTNAITVFIRLENTERDVGQTELNIVHLEDFRLE; this is encoded by the coding sequence ATGGTTTTGGGATGGAAGGTTAAAGAATTTTTGTTTAGAAATACGGAAGAACTCATAAGAGTCCCACGAGTTTCCCCAGAGTTCTCCCGGATAAATGAAAAACTTTATCATCATTCTTTTAGCAGGCAGAGGAGGAACAGCCGGATGACTGTCAGAAAGTTTCAAATTGAGGTGGATGACGCTACTTATCAAGCCATGCTCGAACGAGGGCAAGGTGAAGGCAAACTGGTAGGGCAAATTCTGGAGGAACTTATCACGGCTTATGCCCGGGGCGAAGCCGGGAAATTGACCACTTATACTGTGCAAGCCGGCGATACTCTGGCCCAGATTGCGCGGAGAGTATACGGCGACCCTTACAAATATCCGCTTATTCAAAATGCCAACAATATTGACCATACGGGCCGGATTTGGGTAGGCCAGGTTTTGGTGATTCCTCAAATTGCTGCCGCCAGCCCAACACCACCTACACCTACACCAACGCCATCCCCGTCTCCTCCTGCTCCCCCTACTCCCCCCGAACCTGTCCCGCCATCACCTCAGCCTATTCCACCTCCACCTGAACCCGTGCCGTCTCCTGCCCAACCAACTTTGTCTGATTATGTGCGGGCGATGCCTAAAGGCTTTAGGCCGGACCGGGCCGGGACTCTGCAAGCCACCTATCAATTTCAGTTGACCGGCGTTGGCAGCGGTACCTGGACGGTTTTTGTGGCCAATCGTACCTGCTCTGTGGCTGAAGGGAGTACGCCCTTGCCGTCGGTGGCGATTGGCATGAGTGGGACCGATTTTATCAAGCTGGCGCAGGGACAGCTTGATACCAATCAGGCCTACCGTCAGGGTAAAATCAGGATTGGCGGCGACTTGAACCTGGCGGCCAGAATCCCCGACATTTTTGGCCCGTGGGCTAATTTTGTAGCGGTTAGCCCTACGCCTGCGCCAACGCCAACACCCGCTCCTCCCCCTTCACCCCAACCCACCGGTCCCATCAATCCTACGTTGCTTAACGGGAGCTTTGATGATTACCAGCCCTACGTTCGTGACGGGGAAGCCAAAGTTTGGAAAGAGCCTCAATTTTCTGAGCAATATGGCGCTCATTGGACCCTGCAACTCATTTCAGAGGTAAAAAGTCGGGTTCACCTGATGGATAGCGGCACATTTGGCCGGTTCACCCAAAAGTATTTTGGCGGCGGCGGCCTGGATTATCATATCCATGGCAAACACTCGCAGGTGGTGGCCTCCCGCTATGGCTTTGATCTGGTGTTTTTCCAAACAGTGGCCGCCCAGGAGGGGCGAGAATACACCTTTCGCGGCAGTATCGTTTCATTTTACAAAGGCACCAGCGGCGAGCGAGCCGATGGCAAAATTTTCAAAACCATTGGTCTTGACCCTACCGGCAACCGCGAATGGAATAGACCAAGCGTCATCTGGGGTGAAGGAGACGGTAAGGACAACGAGTGGCGCTATCCGGTGGTGCGAACCGTGGCCCGAACCAACGCCATCACCGTTTTCATTCGTCTGGAAAATACCGAACGCGACGTGGGTCAGACGGAGTTAAATATCGTTCACTTGGAGGATTTCAGGCTTGAGTAA